One window from the genome of Cricetulus griseus strain 17A/GY chromosome 2, alternate assembly CriGri-PICRH-1.0, whole genome shotgun sequence encodes:
- the C2H18orf21 gene encoding UPF0711 protein C18orf21 homolog isoform X2 translates to MRQKYYLEAAARGLVESCPGQARYLLWAYSSTHEEHSTFQETCPNCFQLLVLDNSRVRLKPKAKLTPKIQKLLNREARNHTLSFKEAKLLRKYKDSASVLLVTCRTCNRTMKHHGKSRSFLSALKSNTATATNKANLKTPQRKTPGSTNPSHNVSSSKGKSPSLTIRTPASGQSTPICSSRNGSKRKKHFSQLKALLSQNASEKSPKLDFRHFLSSL, encoded by the exons ATGCGTCAGAAGTACTACCTTGAAGCGGCGGCTCGCGGCCTGGTGGAAAGCTGCCCTGGCCAGGCCCGCTACCTCCT CTGGGCCTACAGTTCGACACACG AAGAACACAGCACTTTTCAAGAAACATGTCCAAACTGCTTCCAGTTGTTGGTTCTGGATAACTCTAGAGTGCGCCTCAAACCCAAGGCCAAACTGACACCCAAGATACAAAAACTCCTTAATCGAgaagcaagaaatcatacactgAGTTTTAAAGAAGCAAAGCTGTTGAGAAAGTACAAAGACTCCGCAAGTGTGCTG cTGGTTACCTGTAGAACATGCAACAGAACAATGAAACACCATGGGAAGAGTAGAAGTTTCCTGTCCGCCTTGAAGAGTAATACTGCCACTGCTACAAACAAAGCCAACCTGAAAACACCACAGAGAAAGACTCCAGGCTCCACAAACCCAAGTCATAATGTGTCTAGTTCCAAAGGCAAGAGCCCCTCCTTGACCATCAG AACACCTGCATCTGGACAGTCAACACCCATTTGCTCCTCAAGGAACgggagcaaaagaaaaaaacacttctCTCAACTAAAAGCGCTGCTTAGTCAGAACGCATCTGAGAAGAGCCCAAAGCTGGACTTCAGGcacttcctttcctctctgtga
- the C2H18orf21 gene encoding UPF0711 protein C18orf21 homolog isoform X3: MRQKYYLEAAARGLVESCPGQARYLLWAYSSTHEEHSTFQETCPNCFQLLVLDNSRVRLKPKAKLTPKIQKLLNREARNHTLSFKEAKLLRKYKDSASVLNTCIWTVNTHLLLKEREQKKKTLLSTKSAA; this comes from the exons ATGCGTCAGAAGTACTACCTTGAAGCGGCGGCTCGCGGCCTGGTGGAAAGCTGCCCTGGCCAGGCCCGCTACCTCCT CTGGGCCTACAGTTCGACACACG AAGAACACAGCACTTTTCAAGAAACATGTCCAAACTGCTTCCAGTTGTTGGTTCTGGATAACTCTAGAGTGCGCCTCAAACCCAAGGCCAAACTGACACCCAAGATACAAAAACTCCTTAATCGAgaagcaagaaatcatacactgAGTTTTAAAGAAGCAAAGCTGTTGAGAAAGTACAAAGACTCCGCAAGTGTGCTG AACACCTGCATCTGGACAGTCAACACCCATTTGCTCCTCAAGGAACgggagcaaaagaaaaaaacacttctCTCAACTAAAAGCGCTGCTTAG